The Spirosoma sp. SC4-14 DNA window GATTCACTCTGTTATCCAATCCGACTGGCCTATCATTATTGGAAAACCACGGGCAACAGTAGCCCCTTTGATACAGACTGGTTGCAGTCCATGCAACTGGCGCTGAAAACCTGCCGGGAACAGCAGCGGAAAAACAACCGGGGGCCATACCGCTTCGGCCGGGAAACGAGCTGGTCGACCGATACTGTTCCGGGCGATGGCTACGGCAATCCAACGCGCCCCATTGGGCTGATCAACAGCATTTTTCGTCCGTCCGACGATGCTACTGTATTTCCTTTTTATGTTCCTTCAAACTGGTTTGCCGTTGTGTCGTTCCGGCAACTGGCTACGATGGTAAAGCAGTTTTACCCGAAAGAAGCCGGTTTTGCCAGCGATTGTCAGGCATTAGCCAGCGAGGTCGAAAACGCTTTGAAGCGGTATGCCGTTTACACGCATCCTAAACATGGAAAAATGTATGCTATGGAAGTGGATGGGTATGGCAACCATTTGCTTCAGGACGACGCTAATGTACCAAATTTGCTGGCTCTGCCCTATTTAGGAGCCTGTGCTCCAACCGATCCGATTTACCGAAATACCCGGTCGTTTGTGTTAAGTGCCGATAATCCTTATTTCTTCAAAGGAAAAGCGGCCGAAGGCGTTGGCAGCCCGCACACGCTGGTGAACAACATCTGGCCTATGAGCCTCATCATGCGGGCACTGACGTCTACCAACGATCAGGAGATTCTGGCACAGCTTCGTTATCTCAAAAAAATTCACGCCAATACGGGCTTTATGCACGAATCGTTCGATAAGGACGATCCGGCTAAATTTACCCGCAAGTGGTTTGCCTGGGCCAATACGCTCTTTGGTGAATTGATGCTAAAACTTGCTACCGAGCGGCCGCATTTATTGAGTAAAGAAGTATAGCCTCATCGGCTCTGTCGGGTTTATACTAAACTGGATTTGAAGCTATGTTTGGTATAAACCTATTGTGTCATATACTAACCAATTGTTATTTTTATCTCATTAACCAATAACCCTAAAATGAACCGTTTCCTCAATGGCTGCTTATTGATGGCAGCAGTCCATTCGCCCTTGTTTGCCCAGCAGGCTTATGATCTCCAGGCAGGCAAACCGGCTCAACTCAATGGTGTCGACTATGGCTATGAAATCAACAATGAGCGCAAGGTCGAAATAAGTGGTGAGCCGTTTATGCGCTACGAACTAACCATCTACGTTACCAACAAGAGTAACTGTACAAAGATCTTTTTTCCTAAACAGACGCTTTTCGGTCAGGAAAACCTGAATGAGCTAGCCGC harbors:
- a CDS encoding glycoside hydrolase family 125 protein produces the protein MNRRHFIQQSTAASAGLLLTNQSVWPSPTVDFPTVRTPVSQRNFSSPAVDQTIERMHKISKDPELAWLFENCFPNTLDTTVQFSTANGKPDTFVITGDIDAMWLRDSTAQVWPYLPLIKQDQQLRQLIEGVIRRQTRCILLDPYANAFYADATKEGEWKKDLTAMKPGLHERKWELDSLCYPIRLAYHYWKTTGNSSPFDTDWLQSMQLALKTCREQQRKNNRGPYRFGRETSWSTDTVPGDGYGNPTRPIGLINSIFRPSDDATVFPFYVPSNWFAVVSFRQLATMVKQFYPKEAGFASDCQALASEVENALKRYAVYTHPKHGKMYAMEVDGYGNHLLQDDANVPNLLALPYLGACAPTDPIYRNTRSFVLSADNPYFFKGKAAEGVGSPHTLVNNIWPMSLIMRALTSTNDQEILAQLRYLKKIHANTGFMHESFDKDDPAKFTRKWFAWANTLFGELMLKLATERPHLLSKEV
- a CDS encoding ABC transporter permease, with translation MNRFLNGCLLMAAVHSPLFAQQAYDLQAGKPAQLNGVDYGYEINNERKVEISGEPFMRYELTIYVTNKSNCTKIFFPKQTLFGQENLNELAAFDCLNANGKRLTSKGGKVMAKPFMVPYQQKIKNSEGKEVITTTQIQAGHMLRNGETVSNTFIAIVPDGERPNLKVRIREIPDL